From a single Bradyrhizobium sediminis genomic region:
- a CDS encoding carboxyl transferase domain-containing protein, with protein MPFHRLLIANRGEIAIRIARAAGETGLATVAIYPSDDALSLHVRAADEAHEIPGRGARAYLDIEAVIATAKAANCDALHPGYGFLSENSLLARRCAEQGIVFVGPSPEALDLFGDKIEAKRLAKRCGLPVIEGATGPTTLDEARAFFASLGAGGAIMIKAVAGGGGRGMRFVEDAAKLEEAYARCQSEAKAAFGNANVYVERLIRKARHIEVQIIGDHYGTISHLWERECTVQRRNQKLIEVAPSPSLSDGLRTRIIDAAKALAAAAHYDNLGTFEFLVDGETTVGDPAFAFIEANPRLQVEHTVTEEVLGVDLVKSQLAVAAGATLASLGLGQSAVPAPRGFAMQLRINMEVMDEKGATKPTGGTLAVFDPPSGPGVRVDTFGYAGYKTSAAFDSLLAKVIVHSPAASWPDVVQKAARALREFRIGGVATNIPFIQAVLAHPDFAANRIATDFIDIHVAALVSATKEIARPLFFAAGNAAGEAAPSSKASETAADPAGSVPVPAPLQGTIVAIEVSEGDLVRPGQQIAILESMKMEHLVAAPHGGKVTKIGAASGATLMHGETILFLEPAEIEGGEVEEEATIDLDHIRPDLADLIARHAITLDENRPAAVERRRKTNQRTARENIAQLVDEGSFVEYGSLAIAAQRRRRKLDDLIRNTPADGLIAGVATVNADKFGAHGARCMVISYDYTVLAGTQGHMNHKKIDRMLGLVEQWRMPLVFYGEGGGGRPGDTDRLGMTGLDGPSFVQFAKLSGLVPVVGVVSGYCFAGNAAMLGCCDVIIATKNASIGMGGPAMIEGGGLGVYHPAEVGPVSFQAPNGVIDILVEDEEEATSAAQKYLSYFQGSVASWKAPDQRLLRRAIPENRLRVYDIRTVIDLLADEGSVLEIRRDFGVGMITAFIRIEGKPFGLIANNPKHLGGAIDAPAGDKAARFMQLCDAFDIPIVSLCDTPGFMVGPEAEKTAIVRHVARMFVTGASLTVPLFAVVLRKGYGLGAQSMIGGGFHASFFTVAWPTGEFGGMGLEGYVQLGFRKEMEAIADPVEREKYYQAKVGELYANGKATSIASVLEIDEVIDPAETRRWIMAGLNSVPKPEPRSHRKRPCIDAW; from the coding sequence ATGCCCTTCCATAGACTACTGATCGCCAACCGCGGCGAAATCGCCATCCGTATCGCCCGTGCCGCAGGCGAAACCGGCCTTGCCACCGTCGCCATCTACCCATCGGACGACGCGCTGTCGCTGCACGTCCGGGCCGCCGACGAAGCCCACGAAATTCCGGGGCGGGGCGCGCGCGCCTATCTCGATATCGAAGCGGTGATCGCGACGGCGAAGGCTGCGAATTGCGACGCGTTGCACCCCGGCTATGGTTTTCTCAGCGAGAATTCGCTGCTGGCGCGCCGTTGCGCAGAGCAGGGGATCGTTTTCGTCGGGCCGTCCCCCGAAGCGCTCGATCTGTTCGGCGACAAGATCGAAGCCAAGCGGCTTGCCAAGCGCTGCGGCCTGCCCGTGATTGAAGGCGCCACCGGTCCGACCACGCTGGACGAGGCCAGGGCATTCTTCGCCTCGCTCGGCGCCGGTGGGGCGATCATGATCAAGGCGGTGGCCGGTGGCGGCGGCCGTGGCATGCGGTTCGTCGAGGACGCAGCGAAGCTGGAGGAAGCCTATGCGCGCTGCCAATCCGAGGCGAAGGCCGCCTTCGGAAATGCCAACGTCTATGTCGAACGCCTGATCCGCAAGGCGCGCCACATCGAGGTGCAGATCATCGGCGATCACTACGGGACGATCAGCCATTTGTGGGAACGCGAATGCACGGTCCAGCGGCGTAACCAGAAGCTGATCGAGGTCGCACCGAGCCCCTCGCTGAGCGATGGCTTGCGCACCCGCATCATCGATGCGGCAAAGGCGCTTGCAGCCGCGGCGCACTACGACAATCTCGGCACCTTCGAATTCCTGGTCGATGGCGAGACAACCGTCGGCGATCCGGCGTTCGCCTTCATCGAGGCCAATCCGCGGCTCCAGGTCGAGCATACCGTGACCGAAGAGGTGCTGGGTGTCGATCTCGTGAAGTCGCAGCTGGCGGTCGCCGCCGGCGCTACCCTGGCCTCGCTCGGCTTGGGGCAATCGGCCGTTCCGGCGCCACGCGGCTTTGCCATGCAGCTTCGCATCAACATGGAAGTGATGGACGAGAAGGGCGCGACGAAGCCGACCGGCGGTACGCTGGCGGTGTTCGATCCGCCTTCCGGCCCGGGCGTGCGCGTCGATACGTTTGGGTATGCCGGGTACAAGACCAGTGCAGCCTTCGACTCCTTGCTGGCCAAGGTGATCGTCCATTCGCCGGCCGCGAGCTGGCCCGATGTGGTGCAGAAGGCGGCGCGCGCCTTGCGCGAATTCCGCATCGGCGGTGTCGCCACCAACATTCCGTTCATCCAGGCGGTGCTGGCGCATCCGGATTTCGCCGCCAACCGCATTGCCACCGACTTCATCGATATCCATGTCGCCGCGCTGGTCAGCGCCACAAAGGAAATCGCACGGCCGCTGTTCTTCGCGGCCGGGAACGCTGCCGGGGAAGCGGCTCCATCTTCCAAAGCCAGTGAGACTGCCGCCGATCCGGCCGGGTCGGTGCCGGTGCCAGCGCCCCTGCAAGGCACCATCGTCGCCATCGAGGTCTCGGAGGGGGATCTGGTGCGTCCGGGGCAGCAGATCGCCATCCTCGAATCGATGAAGATGGAGCACCTGGTGGCAGCTCCGCACGGCGGCAAGGTTACGAAGATTGGCGCGGCAAGCGGCGCAACCCTGATGCACGGCGAGACGATTCTGTTTCTCGAGCCGGCCGAGATCGAGGGCGGCGAGGTGGAAGAGGAAGCCACCATCGATCTCGACCATATCCGCCCCGATCTTGCCGATCTCATCGCCCGCCACGCGATTACACTCGACGAGAACCGTCCCGCCGCGGTCGAGCGCCGGCGCAAGACCAATCAGCGCACCGCGCGGGAAAATATCGCGCAACTGGTCGATGAGGGCTCGTTCGTCGAATACGGATCGCTGGCGATTGCCGCCCAGCGCCGCCGGCGGAAGCTCGATGACCTCATCAGGAACACGCCGGCCGATGGCCTGATCGCGGGCGTCGCCACCGTGAACGCCGACAAGTTCGGTGCGCACGGTGCCCGCTGCATGGTGATCTCCTACGACTATACCGTGCTGGCCGGCACCCAGGGCCACATGAATCACAAGAAGATCGACCGCATGCTCGGCCTGGTCGAGCAATGGCGGATGCCGCTGGTATTCTATGGCGAAGGCGGCGGCGGCCGCCCCGGCGATACCGACCGGCTCGGCATGACCGGTCTCGACGGGCCGTCATTCGTGCAGTTTGCGAAGCTGTCCGGCCTGGTGCCGGTCGTGGGCGTGGTGTCCGGCTATTGTTTTGCCGGCAACGCCGCCATGCTCGGCTGCTGCGACGTCATCATAGCGACGAAGAATGCGTCGATCGGCATGGGCGGCCCGGCGATGATCGAAGGTGGCGGTCTCGGCGTCTACCATCCGGCCGAGGTCGGGCCGGTGTCGTTTCAGGCGCCGAACGGCGTCATCGACATTCTCGTCGAGGACGAGGAGGAGGCCACCAGCGCCGCGCAGAAATACCTGTCTTACTTTCAGGGTTCAGTTGCCTCCTGGAAGGCGCCGGATCAGCGCCTGCTGCGGCGAGCGATCCCCGAAAACCGGCTGCGGGTCTATGACATCCGCACGGTCATCGATCTCCTCGCGGATGAAGGATCGGTGCTTGAAATACGCCGGGATTTCGGCGTCGGCATGATCACCGCCTTCATCCGTATCGAAGGCAAGCCATTCGGACTGATCGCCAACAACCCAAAACACCTCGGCGGAGCGATCGATGCGCCGGCCGGGGACAAGGCCGCGCGTTTCATGCAGCTCTGCGACGCCTTCGACATCCCGATCGTGTCGCTATGCGATACGCCGGGCTTCATGGTGGGGCCCGAGGCCGAGAAGACGGCAATCGTGCGCCACGTCGCCCGCATGTTCGTGACCGGAGCGAGTCTTACGGTGCCGCTGTTCGCCGTCGTGCTGCGCAAGGGCTATGGCCTGGGCGCGCAATCCATGATCGGCGGCGGTTTCCACGCCTCCTTCTTCACGGTGGCGTGGCCGACCGGCGAGTTCGGCGGCATGGGCCTGGAAGGCTACGTCCAGCTCGGCTTCCGCAAGGAAATGGAAGCGATCGCCGATCCCGTCGAGCGGGAGAAATATTACCAGGCCAAGGTTGGCGAACTCTACGCCAACGGCAAGGCGACCTCGATCGCATCCGTCCTCGAGATCGACGAAGTCATCGACCCCGCCGAGACCCGCCGCTGGATCATGGCCGGCCTCAATTCCGTGCCGAAGCCCGAACCGCGCAGTCACCGCAAGCGGCCCTGTATCGACGCCTGGTAG
- a CDS encoding ABC transporter permease, with amino-acid sequence MSDLVLHSRPRPAAMTRLRRFVRWLASDLRAALAIVVLLGLVVVAIGAPWIAPYSPTAQDINNMLAAPGPGHLLGTDDLGRDIFSRLIYGAPATVYASLLAVSVAVAIGLPVGLAAGFFGGWTDDIISRVIDTFLSFPAIVLAIAVTGALGIGLTNGMIAVGIVMFPALARIVRARTLIVRQELYVDASRCFGAPAWHILWKHVLPNSLQPVIVQVTLLLAAALLAEASLSFLGLGIQPPNPSWGAMLARAYQYMEIAPEQMYAPGLAILVISLAFNALGESLRIVLDPTMKDR; translated from the coding sequence ATGAGCGACCTCGTGCTCCACAGCCGGCCTCGTCCGGCGGCAATGACGCGCCTGCGCCGCTTCGTCAGGTGGCTGGCCTCGGATCTGCGCGCGGCGCTGGCGATCGTCGTCCTGCTCGGACTCGTCGTCGTCGCGATCGGCGCGCCGTGGATCGCGCCCTATTCGCCGACCGCGCAGGACATCAACAATATGCTGGCGGCGCCCGGTCCAGGCCATCTGCTCGGCACCGACGATCTCGGCCGCGACATCTTCAGCCGGCTGATCTACGGCGCGCCGGCCACCGTGTATGCGAGCCTGCTCGCCGTCAGCGTCGCCGTCGCCATCGGGTTGCCGGTTGGATTGGCCGCCGGTTTCTTCGGCGGCTGGACCGATGATATCATCAGCCGAGTGATCGACACCTTTCTGTCGTTTCCCGCCATCGTGCTGGCGATCGCGGTGACCGGCGCGCTCGGCATCGGACTCACCAACGGCATGATCGCCGTCGGCATCGTGATGTTTCCGGCGCTGGCGCGGATCGTACGGGCGCGCACGCTGATCGTGCGCCAGGAACTCTATGTCGACGCGTCGCGCTGCTTCGGCGCGCCGGCCTGGCATATCCTGTGGAAGCACGTGTTGCCGAATTCGCTGCAGCCGGTCATCGTCCAGGTGACCCTGCTGTTGGCCGCGGCCCTGCTTGCGGAAGCCAGCCTCAGCTTTCTCGGTCTCGGCATCCAGCCACCGAACCCGAGCTGGGGCGCCATGCTGGCCCGCGCCTATCAATACATGGAGATCGCCCCGGAGCAGATGTATGCGCCCGGACTGGCCATTCTCGTCATTTCGCTGGCATTCAACGCGCTGGGGGAGTCCTTGCGCATCGTACTCGATCCCACCATGAAGGATCGCTGA
- a CDS encoding ABC transporter permease produces MARRSPAKVIGSRLLQALPVILLATFMVFSLLKLVPGDIAVTLAGDNASDVRIAEIRKIYGLDRPFMVQYGSWLGNAVQGDLSQSLLTGEKVAVSISRAFPNTLLIVAIALVLALLTGIPMGIVAAIKPNGWVDKLVSMVASLGVAIPGFWLAMILVAEISLRLNWLPATGAKSFAVSPWEAIRHALLPGIAIAAYGMAEVARQLRGSLLEVLSSQYVRTLHAKGLSMARILWQHGLKNVSVNLFTIISLMVNRMLAATVVIEAVFAIPGLGSLIVRGAIQRDFPIVQGVVFTMVIVVILVNLIADLLCAAVDPRIEQ; encoded by the coding sequence ATGGCGCGACGAAGTCCGGCAAAGGTGATCGGCAGCCGCCTGTTGCAGGCGCTGCCGGTGATCCTGCTCGCGACTTTCATGGTGTTTTCGCTGCTCAAGCTGGTGCCCGGCGACATCGCGGTGACGCTGGCGGGCGACAACGCTTCCGACGTCCGCATCGCCGAGATCAGGAAAATATACGGTCTCGACCGGCCGTTCATGGTGCAGTACGGCTCGTGGCTCGGAAACGCCGTCCAGGGCGACCTCTCGCAATCGCTGCTGACGGGAGAGAAGGTCGCGGTTTCGATCTCCCGGGCCTTTCCCAATACCCTTTTGATCGTAGCTATCGCGCTGGTGCTGGCGCTCCTGACCGGGATCCCGATGGGTATCGTGGCGGCGATCAAGCCCAACGGCTGGGTCGACAAGCTGGTCAGTATGGTCGCCTCGCTCGGCGTGGCGATCCCTGGATTCTGGCTCGCCATGATCCTGGTCGCCGAGATCTCGCTGAGGCTGAACTGGCTGCCGGCCACGGGAGCGAAATCCTTCGCGGTGTCGCCGTGGGAGGCGATCCGGCATGCGCTGCTGCCTGGAATTGCCATCGCAGCTTACGGCATGGCCGAGGTGGCGCGGCAGCTGCGCGGCTCGCTGCTGGAGGTGCTGTCGTCGCAATATGTACGGACGCTGCACGCCAAGGGGCTCTCGATGGCCAGAATTCTCTGGCAGCACGGCCTCAAGAACGTCAGCGTCAATCTGTTCACCATCATCAGCCTAATGGTCAATCGCATGCTGGCGGCGACCGTGGTCATCGAAGCGGTGTTCGCCATTCCCGGCCTGGGAAGTCTGATCGTTCGCGGCGCCATTCAGCGCGATTTCCCGATCGTGCAGGGTGTGGTGTTCACCATGGTGATCGTCGTCATCCTGGTCAACCTGATCGCCGATCTGCTGTGCGCGGCGGTCGACCCGAGGATCGAGCAATGA
- a CDS encoding ABC transporter substrate-binding protein, with protein sequence MTRVKMWTTRREAMALLSGAVAGVALGGNAHAQGAPKRGGVLRISAPTNPSSLDPATGGAGSDHAFLFTMYDTLTEWDFETLKPRPGLAESWSFTDPTIFVLNIRPGVTFHDGTPLDAEAVKFNLERNKSDPKSNIKADLATMASVAVTGPMQVTLKLNAPDAALPGILSDRAGMMVSPTALKASAAGNVARTPVGAGAYTFVSWADGERIVVKRNEKYWKANRPYPDGIEFAIIPELTTGVRSVTAGQNDLIYQLPPRQKVVVERSNNLKVFNGPTLYVFQIFLNWAKPPFDDIRVRKAFNLAIDRESFVKAALAGLAEPAYMNLPKSHWAYDKSVAALTPYDPGRARKLLAEAGFKEGTTIELVGYPDQDSVQRQEILIEQFRKVGIGVRFLNAPIAEASAAFFGAEKRGSGLLAAWTGRPDPSLTYSLMFTKDAYYNGGRGAVPAELEAAIKESRASEDIQIRSKAFATVQRLVMENAFVAPLAFQFELVAMNKKVQGYRPNLLGKPKYDDVWLES encoded by the coding sequence ATGACCAGAGTAAAGATGTGGACGACACGGCGCGAGGCGATGGCGTTGCTATCGGGCGCCGTGGCCGGCGTCGCGCTCGGCGGCAATGCCCACGCACAGGGCGCACCGAAACGCGGCGGCGTCCTGCGCATTTCGGCGCCGACCAACCCCTCGAGTCTCGATCCGGCCACCGGCGGCGCCGGCTCGGATCACGCATTCCTGTTCACCATGTACGACACACTGACCGAGTGGGACTTCGAGACCCTGAAGCCGAGGCCGGGTCTCGCCGAGAGCTGGAGCTTCACCGATCCGACCATCTTCGTGCTCAATATCCGCCCAGGCGTGACCTTTCACGACGGCACGCCGCTCGATGCGGAGGCCGTCAAGTTCAACCTCGAGCGCAACAAGAGCGATCCCAAATCCAACATCAAGGCGGATCTTGCGACCATGGCGTCGGTGGCCGTCACCGGTCCGATGCAGGTGACCTTGAAACTGAATGCGCCCGACGCCGCGTTGCCGGGCATCCTCAGCGATCGCGCGGGCATGATGGTGTCGCCGACGGCGCTCAAGGCCAGCGCGGCCGGCAACGTCGCGCGCACCCCGGTCGGCGCCGGCGCCTATACATTCGTCAGCTGGGCGGACGGCGAGCGGATCGTCGTCAAGCGCAATGAGAAATACTGGAAGGCGAACCGGCCCTATCCCGATGGCATCGAATTCGCGATCATTCCCGAGCTGACCACTGGCGTGCGCTCGGTCACCGCCGGGCAGAACGATCTGATCTATCAGCTGCCGCCACGGCAGAAGGTGGTCGTGGAACGCTCGAACAACCTCAAGGTCTTCAACGGCCCGACGCTCTACGTCTTCCAGATCTTCCTGAACTGGGCAAAGCCGCCGTTCGACGACATCAGGGTGCGCAAGGCGTTCAACTTGGCGATCGATCGCGAATCCTTCGTCAAGGCGGCGCTCGCGGGCCTTGCCGAGCCGGCCTACATGAACCTGCCGAAATCGCATTGGGCCTACGACAAATCGGTCGCCGCGCTCACGCCTTACGATCCCGGCCGGGCGCGCAAGCTGCTCGCCGAAGCCGGCTTCAAGGAGGGAACGACGATCGAACTCGTCGGCTATCCGGATCAGGATTCGGTTCAGCGCCAGGAAATCCTGATCGAGCAGTTCCGCAAGGTGGGCATCGGCGTGCGCTTCCTCAACGCGCCGATTGCCGAGGCCTCGGCGGCGTTTTTCGGCGCCGAGAAGCGGGGCTCCGGGCTGCTCGCCGCCTGGACCGGACGGCCGGATCCGAGCCTGACCTACTCGCTGATGTTCACCAAGGACGCCTATTACAACGGCGGCAGGGGGGCGGTGCCGGCGGAACTGGAAGCCGCGATCAAGGAGTCGCGCGCCTCCGAAGATATCCAGATCCGCAGCAAGGCATTCGCGACCGTGCAGCGGCTCGTGATGGAGAACGCCTTCGTCGCGCCGCTCGCCTTCCAGTTCGAACTGGTCGCGATGAACAAGAAGGTGCAAGGCTACAGGCCGAACCTGCTCGGCAAGCCGAAATACGACGACGTCTGGCTGGAGAGCTAG
- a CDS encoding ABC transporter ATP-binding protein, whose translation MSPGAETKADPIVSVRDLEVGFQTMDRRATVKAVDGVSFDVRRGETFGIIGESGSGKTTIGRALVFLLKPTAGAILHNGADPQALPRKAFQSHRRDYQIIFQDPNAALNPRMTIISSVLEPLELARAGIRAERLARAREAMDRVGLPEEIGERYPHQLSGGQKQRVIIARALTLRPKLIVCDEVVAALDMSIRGDVLNLFAELQRDLGLTYVFITHDLSVVSHISNRIAVMYLGRFVELGPAESVSGRPLHPYTHALLSAEPLPLPSSMRSDRRIILQGEIPSPIDPPSGCRFRTRCQYAQAICAGQTPAWRELEPDHWVACHFADRPNFSPS comes from the coding sequence ATGTCCCCGGGCGCCGAAACCAAAGCGGATCCGATCGTCTCGGTGCGAGACCTCGAGGTGGGCTTTCAGACCATGGACCGCCGCGCGACGGTAAAGGCGGTCGATGGCGTCAGCTTCGACGTCCGCCGTGGCGAGACGTTCGGAATCATCGGCGAGTCCGGATCGGGCAAGACCACCATCGGCCGGGCGCTGGTGTTTCTCCTGAAGCCGACGGCGGGCGCCATTCTGCACAACGGCGCTGATCCGCAGGCGTTGCCGCGGAAGGCGTTCCAGAGCCATCGCCGTGACTACCAGATCATCTTTCAGGATCCGAATGCCGCGCTGAACCCGCGCATGACCATCATCTCGTCGGTGCTGGAACCGCTCGAACTGGCGCGTGCAGGGATCAGGGCCGAGCGCCTCGCGCGTGCACGGGAGGCGATGGATCGGGTCGGCTTGCCCGAGGAGATTGGCGAGCGGTATCCGCACCAGCTTTCCGGCGGACAAAAACAGCGCGTCATCATTGCGCGCGCACTCACGCTGCGGCCGAAGCTGATCGTCTGCGACGAGGTCGTGGCGGCGCTCGACATGTCGATCCGCGGCGACGTGCTCAATTTGTTCGCCGAGCTGCAGCGCGATCTCGGCCTGACCTATGTGTTCATCACCCATGACCTGTCGGTGGTTTCGCACATCAGCAACCGCATCGCGGTGATGTATCTCGGCCGCTTCGTCGAGCTCGGCCCGGCCGAGAGCGTTTCGGGGCGGCCGCTGCATCCCTATACCCATGCGCTGTTGTCGGCGGAACCGCTGCCGCTGCCCTCGTCGATGCGCAGCGACCGTCGCATTATCCTGCAGGGCGAGATCCCGAGCCCGATCGATCCGCCTTCGGGATGCCGTTTCCGCACCCGCTGCCAGTATGCGCAAGCGATCTGCGCCGGGCAGACGCCGGCCTGGCGCGAACTGGAGCCGGATCACTGGGTCGCCTGCCATTTCGCCGATCGCCCGAATTTTTCGCCGAGCTGA
- a CDS encoding ABC transporter ATP-binding protein, with product METGRAAERISAAAATGGPLMSVRGLGIRFKTAQGVWQATRKIDFDMAPGERVGIVGESGCGKTITGLSILRLLPNNLSGLDGSILFDDVDLASCSARTMRSIRGRRIGMIFQEPMSALDPVFTVGHQIAETLRVHTDVGKEQARAQTIDMLRRVGIASPERRIDEYPHQLSGGMRQRVMIAAALICGPQLLIADEPTTALDVTVQAQILELLRSLSETSNTALMLITHDLGVVAETCTRMITMYAGEVIEDAAVDAALVRPLHPYTSGLLRSLPHLSPRLGKLPSIPGRVPSIADMPEGCRFKARCPHATAGCEAEQELLDAGDGRKVRCWRFRELELPGALQHAASAPIAARVARQ from the coding sequence ATGGAAACGGGCCGCGCGGCAGAACGTATATCGGCAGCGGCTGCCACGGGCGGCCCGCTGATGTCGGTGCGCGGGCTCGGCATTCGCTTCAAGACCGCGCAGGGCGTGTGGCAGGCGACGCGCAAGATCGACTTCGACATGGCGCCGGGCGAGCGCGTCGGCATCGTCGGCGAAAGCGGTTGCGGCAAGACCATCACCGGCCTTTCGATCCTGCGGCTGCTGCCCAACAATCTCTCCGGCCTGGACGGCTCGATCCTGTTTGATGACGTCGATCTGGCCTCTTGCAGCGCAAGGACGATGCGCTCGATTCGGGGGCGCCGGATCGGGATGATCTTTCAGGAGCCGATGAGCGCGCTCGATCCGGTGTTCACCGTCGGGCACCAGATCGCCGAGACCCTGCGTGTTCACACCGATGTCGGCAAGGAGCAGGCGCGGGCGCAGACCATCGATATGCTTCGCCGGGTCGGCATCGCGTCGCCTGAACGGCGCATCGACGAATATCCGCACCAGCTCTCCGGCGGTATGCGCCAGCGCGTCATGATCGCGGCTGCGCTGATCTGCGGACCGCAATTGCTGATCGCCGACGAGCCGACCACCGCGCTCGACGTCACGGTGCAGGCGCAGATCCTGGAACTGCTGCGAAGCCTGAGCGAAACCTCGAATACCGCATTGATGCTCATTACCCACGATCTCGGCGTGGTCGCCGAAACCTGTACCCGCATGATCACCATGTATGCGGGCGAGGTGATCGAGGACGCGGCGGTCGACGCTGCGCTGGTTCGGCCGCTTCACCCCTATACCTCCGGCCTGTTGCGCTCGCTGCCGCACCTCAGTCCGCGCCTCGGAAAGCTGCCGTCGATTCCGGGGCGCGTTCCCTCGATTGCCGACATGCCCGAGGGGTGCCGATTCAAGGCGCGCTGCCCGCACGCCACCGCGGGCTGCGAGGCCGAGCAGGAACTGCTCGACGCCGGCGACGGCCGCAAGGTCCGTTGCTGGCGCTTCCGGGAGCTCGAACTGCCCGGCGCGTTGCAACACGCGGCCTCCGCGCCGATTGCGGCAAGGGTGGCGCGGCAATGA